TCGAGTTCACCTGGTTACCGTTCACATCTAGCGAACGTTTGTCGTAACCGACAAAAATGTGCTCGCCTCCATCTACCTCGATCTTTCGGGACACGTCAGTCCCGTCCCTTGGCACCGAGTAATAGTTCCATCGATTCGAGGTCACCGCTCGCAGTTGCTTATCGATGTCTTTGTTCTTCGTATTGGGATACCCGATCACAGTGTAGACATGGCCATCAGACTGAGTTTGGCCCTTTGAGATATTGGCTTCGCTGATGTACTTAATGTCGCCTAGGGACGAGATGTCGTCATCGGAAAGGGCCACAAGTGCGAAGTCGTAGTGGTCCTTGAATATCCCTCGGGGAGCACGTGAGCGATAGCAGGTGCCCGATATTTTGACAAACCTGCTCTCACCGCCGATGTATAGGTCTGAGTCGGTGATCTTCCCAGCTTCAACGACATGAGATGCCGTAAGAGCGTACTTGGTACCACCCAGTTGCAGCAACACGCAGGAACCTTCGTGATCCGGTTGACCGCGATCGTCGGCGCGGTAAACGGGTCGCACCGCGTCGGCGAGAGTAGCTACTGCAATTGCATGCCGAGTCTTGGCGACGGCTAAGGCGGCTTCACCGATCGTTTCCAACATTGTGTTCCCTTGGTCCTTGTAGAAATACGCAAATTTAATGCGGCGCCGGAGGAATCCCTTGCTTTCCGTACGAGGTAAAGCGTACGAGGTTGAGCCAACAACACCGCCCCTTCCATTCCCGACCTTCTGGCGACATTCGGGGCCCGGCTCTGGGGCGACAAAGAAGTCGGTGGGTAGATCACGTTCTGAACACGCAGGAGCGACAAGCGCGGGATGCCAGCGGCCAGCCATGGTGTGCACGAAGCTCGATCGTTGCTTGACTGGCACCGGCCAAGCAACGTACTTCTCACACAGTTATTCCAAGAGCGGCATCAAGGTCCTCACTGAAGCGCCCCAGGTGAGCTCGAAGCACATGGTCCCGATCATCGAAGCATTGCTTCAGGATATACAGATAGTTGTTCTGTACTCTGAAGCCGTATGGTTTGATAAGGTGCGCTCGCATCACTGTGGCTAAAGGCGTCAGGTGTGTGTGCTGCTCCAGGTCTCGCAGGGTGCTCAGCGCCACGCCAAGCAACTCATCCTTGAGTCGGTTGGTTACGCGCGAAGACATCAGGATGGCCTGGATGACTGGGCCAATGGCTTCCGCAGCCTCGAAGGCAATATGAATATGATCGCCTTCACGCTGCTCGGGATGCAGCAGGTCGCCAGGCTTCGTCAGAGCGTCGGCATCCCTCACCCACACCGCAGTAGCGTCAACGACTTCGTATAGCAAGTACGCTAGCGGCGTTGGGAACTCGTAGTTCTCGTCGTCCGGCCGAACTTCGCGGGCGCGATCGACAAGGCGGCTGGCAAAGTGAGGCATGTAGTGGAGCCACAAGTGGTCGGCGACACGTTGATGCAGGCCCTCCAGCACCATGACCCTGAAGAACATGATGCCGGCATAAACTGGGTCGTGATGCTTGCCAACGTCCTGGAACGTCAGCAGCCGCCCGTTGAGCTTCTTCTCGAGAGCGTCATCCGCATCAATCCGCGAGAGGACAGCTTCGCCAACAGACCGGTAAACCCCAAGACGGGCGGCTACATCAACATCGACACAGTAGAACCGCAAGAGGCGGTTCTCATCGGGCAGCGCCAGGCGGCGCCCGCTGCCACCGAAGTTGTGGTTGTTCTTGAGCTCACTGAAGAAGACGCTAGTCTCATTGGCCAATAGTGCGTCAAAGAACACGTCTTGAAAGCCTTCCTCAACGAGCGTTGCGCGCTCCATTATCTCTGTACAAAAGTAGGGTCGAGCGATAGCAAGGTGTGCGGTCAGGCTGCGGGATGAAAGGAGGCGCTTCACGACGATGGCCGCACGGCGCTGCACTCGCTGGGAAGGCCCAACTAGGTCGGCAAGCCATTCGCGGAAGCCAAACCATTTACGAAACAACCAACTGGTCGGAGCACCTTCTCCCAGAGTGATGGACCCGTCGTCTCGGATGACGACTTGGAAGTCGGGACGCGGTGGGCGAATGCTGTCGGCCAGGCGGCTGCGCACGCTCGTCGAAGCTGCCAGGTCCAGCGCAGATTCGAGATGACGAACCAGCAATTCGGAGAGTTCTTCAAACTTCCCTGCGTGCAAGAGCGACGTAGTGAGGTCATCAAAGAGTCCGAGATTCCAGCGCTTCAGTTTCGTCCTGCGCGACCGCCAATAGACAAACGCGGCGAGGAGCAGGAACAACGAATACTGGGTGGCACTCTTGTCGAATCCCCACCGCCATTGCCCCAGGGTGGGAACTCCGAGTGCCTTGAGCACGGGCTCGAAAAAGAAACAATGGATGATGAGTAGCGCGGCCCAGATGACCAACCAGTCGAACCAGTTCAGGCTCAACCGAAAGCTGAGCCTAGCAGTGCTTGGCACGACCGCCCACACCGCAGCAATCAAGCCCAGCATGGTGAGTAGTGCGCTAGTGTCGATACCTGCGGGGTTCATTGGATGATCAACTTTCGGAATGGGGACGGGTTCAATGGCTCTGCTGAAGTAGCTACAGCAAGTACGGGAGTTGCAGCCGATCGCAAACACATGACCAAGCATCTTGTGACGAGCGCCGAAAAACAGCCTGTAAGCACTCAGGCGTCGTCTATCAAAAGTTCATGTGGAGGCTCGAATGGCTCCACTGGTGCCACTGCATTCGGTGCGGTCTTGACGAGGCTGCGACGGCAACGATCTATGACCCAACAGCAACTCGCTGTAGAAGCAGATCTGGATAGAACCTATATCTCCTACCTAGAGAATGGACACAGATCGCCATCGCTCGACACGATGCTGGCTATCTCTCGGGCGTTGTGTATTTCGCTGGCACAACTCGCTTCCCTGGTCGAAGGCCATCTAAGCGCAAAGGCAGGCAAGTCCCCAACGCGCTAGGAGCCCATGTCTAGTTGTCCTGGCTCGCACGTATGAAAGGATCAACTATTCTTCTCGCAATTATAGGCAAACAACCTTGTCAGGATATCACGACGCTCAGTTCGTTGAGATCGAGCCAGCCAGCTCAAGCTTAAAATATCTGTTTCAATTTGCTCGGCATCTTTCCCAATCTTCCGCAAAAGACTCCTTACCCGAGATGCATCGCGTAGACTCCATACCGCGAAAACGAACCATCGCTCATTTGGCGGTCTATGTCTACTTAGAGAGTTGATGGTGGACCAATCTGGGGGGAGTTCGGAAAAATCTGATACAGAGTCAATGCCTGCTTGCGGTATGACGAAATACTGCGGAAATAGTCTAACCGCGTCCTTCCACGCGCCAAGGTACATCGGGTGATGAATCTCCAGCATTGCAAGCTCATTTGCCGTCTCCAGCAAGCCCTCTAGGGTCGGACTGTAAATCTGTCCTTTCCAGGACCAGGTACCGTCTGCCAATCTTTCGCAGTCATCAACATCATAGGTCGGGACTACGGAAATTACCTCCGGTGCCAAATTGGCCATGGATTTTGAAAAGAAACGACGAACTACTTCGAAACCACGCCCCGTCTGCAGCAATTCTCGTTCTATAAGGCGGCGATCCACAATTTCGAACTGTAGATTTCGATTTTCGCGAAGGCGTTGTAACTTTTGCTCTAAGCCACTAGATGGGATTGTCGAGTAAAGTCCCATGAAGCCAGTGCAGCCGTGCTCGTGTACTCGATCAAGAATATCTTCTTCATCGCTTCGGCCGACCGATTCGTTGGAGTGGGAAAAATGCTTGCAGCTCACTAACCATCTTTGAGGTGCCCCCTCTATTTCTCGCAGCACACCTATATCAATTCCGCCATCTGCTCCTCGACTCGGTCCTTGGAATATTTGATACTTGCGCACCTCAACCAGGAATTCCCTGCAAAATTGCTCAAAAGTGTCGTCACCTCGATTTGAGTTTGGTATTTCTTTGAAATCTAGAGCCATTGTTTTGGTGTGAAATTGACGTTGTAAATAGCGGCTATCGCGGTCGATCTTCACCTCATGTCGACGTAAATTGCAATAGAGACGCAGATGCGATCAAAAATTGCTGGCTGGGCTAAAGCTAGAACCCCCAGCGTAGTACTGTTTTGGCCAGCTTCTCGATCCAGTGTTCAAGTTCAATCGTGGTTGAGCAACCGGGGAAGTTGGTGAACTCTTTCGTGTACTTCCTGGCTGCATCGACTTTCCCAATTTTTGCCATCACAGCCCCCCGAGGGTCGCTTGAAAAGTGCTTCTCGAAAAAGGGTTGCGGAAGATAGTTCTCTATCGTGTAGCCGTCGGTCACCAAAGCTAGAGCGTTGCCAAACATTTCACGCTCTATTTCTTTGATGATCCTGGATTTCGCAAAATCCGGACGAAGATGAATCAATGATCCGTTACTATTTGATATGAAATCAAAGTCGCGATCCATGACGATCGCAAAATTTCTGTTGATCCTCATCATCGCGATAAATTCGTCTGTTTCTTTGGCGCTGAAGTGGGAGAGTGATGCTCCTCCATAGAGTGAGAATGAGTAGTCAACGTTTTCTACTGGTGTCGGGATGTTATTGGTTTGGCACCACAAGGAAAGCCAGTGCTTGATGTAGAGTCTATCGGATGGTCCTTCAACCCAAATTATCCCATTGCTCTGAAATACGTCCGACGCCTTAATGCCGAGCAAGTCGAGCATGTTCCGTGCGTCTGAGTACTCCACAATTTTTTCCGACTCCGTTGAAAAGACCCGTGCTTTACTCTGCCATATGTTCATTTGCTGAAAAACTGGAGAGTGTGTCGTAATTAGGATCTGAAGCTTTTTTTCTTCTGTAATGCGATCCATCTCGCGAGCTAAGTGCCGTTGTAGTACCGGGTGTAGATGCGTTTCCGGTTCTTCGATGAGGCAGATGGTCCCTTCGTCAACATTGGTCAGCCAGTTCAAGATTGATGCAAGACGACGCCACCCGCTTGGCAGTGCCTCCACGTGAACACGATTCTGCTGACCGATGTCATCGGATAGCCATACCGCTAATCGATTTTCGTCAAGCTGGCGGAAGGGCTCGCGGCTCTTCCGCTCAAAATCACTCTTAGCGAATTTATAGCGAGCTGGAATTTCTTTCGAAGGGGACAACACTCCTGGCAAATGATCGGCTGCTCGATTGAGGATGGTTGCCAGTAACTTTGGATCACTCTCTCCTGCCGGATTCCAGCACGTAATTTGGCATGAGAGAGGTAAGAGTTTTTGTTCAATGACGCGTACGGAGTCTTCGTCCAGATCGATCTTGCTTACGTTTTTTGAGAAGTTGCTAAGAAGACCATCTTTGTCGATACAACCCACGTCCAGAAACTGAATGTCCAGCCCCTCCAGTGGTGTATTTTCTATGTTCGATGCGTTTTTTGCCTCGTGCCAAATCCTGTCTATCAAACGACCCAGGTAAGTGGTGCCGTTTGTGAGGTGTATCTCGAATGCGGAGAGTGTTTTTGGTATCGCGTTCTCTCGAGCAAGGTTGACCAGCCTTCGTGGGTCAGACATGGAATGCACTAGGTCGAGTACAGTTGTTTTTCCCCCACCGTTTGGACCGATGAATATATTGATTTTGCCAAGCTCGAGCCACTCTCTATCCTGCGCCCACTCTTTGACCGGTGAGTACAAACCAACCTTCTTGGGGTTGAGCCTCCGAAGGCCGCAGAATGCTAGTCGTTTAATATGGGTCGCCATTGATTGCGTTCTGTATTCTTGTTGATTCGGGATTCTCGCGACCGAACGGAGGGCGGCGAAACATACCCGTATCTCGGCTGTCAAAACGAGAAATTTAGCCC
The sequence above is drawn from the Ralstonia solanacearum K60 genome and encodes:
- a CDS encoding trypsin-like peptidase domain-containing protein — translated: MLETIGEAALAVAKTRHAIAVATLADAVRPVYRADDRGQPDHEGSCVLLQLGGTKYALTASHVVEAGKITDSDLYIGGESRFVKISGTCYRSRAPRGIFKDHYDFALVALSDDDISSLGDIKYISEANISKGQTQSDGHVYTVIGYPNTKNKDIDKQLRAVTSNRWNYYSVPRDGTDVSRKIEVDGGEHIFVGYDKRSLDVNGNQVNSIKLKGVSGGAVIDLGRLGAPENLSPDAAFTPRLVALFIEHHSDKQITVATKIGFIVESLDLAGIL
- a CDS encoding restriction endonuclease, yielding MKIDRDSRYLQRQFHTKTMALDFKEIPNSNRGDDTFEQFCREFLVEVRKYQIFQGPSRGADGGIDIGVLREIEGAPQRWLVSCKHFSHSNESVGRSDEEDILDRVHEHGCTGFMGLYSTIPSSGLEQKLQRLRENRNLQFEIVDRRLIERELLQTGRGFEVVRRFFSKSMANLAPEVISVVPTYDVDDCERLADGTWSWKGQIYSPTLEGLLETANELAMLEIHHPMYLGAWKDAVRLFPQYFVIPQAGIDSVSDFSELPPDWSTINSLSRHRPPNERWFVFAVWSLRDASRVRSLLRKIGKDAEQIETDILSLSWLARSQRTERRDILTRLFAYNCEKNS
- a CDS encoding helix-turn-helix domain-containing protein, whose amino-acid sequence is MTKHLVTSAEKQPVSTQASSIKSSCGGSNGSTGATAFGAVLTRLRRQRSMTQQQLAVEADLDRTYISYLENGHRSPSLDTMLAISRALCISLAQLASLVEGHLSAKAGKSPTR
- a CDS encoding ATP-dependent nuclease; amino-acid sequence: MATHIKRLAFCGLRRLNPKKVGLYSPVKEWAQDREWLELGKINIFIGPNGGGKTTVLDLVHSMSDPRRLVNLARENAIPKTLSAFEIHLTNGTTYLGRLIDRIWHEAKNASNIENTPLEGLDIQFLDVGCIDKDGLLSNFSKNVSKIDLDEDSVRVIEQKLLPLSCQITCWNPAGESDPKLLATILNRAADHLPGVLSPSKEIPARYKFAKSDFERKSREPFRQLDENRLAVWLSDDIGQQNRVHVEALPSGWRRLASILNWLTNVDEGTICLIEEPETHLHPVLQRHLAREMDRITEEKKLQILITTHSPVFQQMNIWQSKARVFSTESEKIVEYSDARNMLDLLGIKASDVFQSNGIIWVEGPSDRLYIKHWLSLWCQTNNIPTPVENVDYSFSLYGGASLSHFSAKETDEFIAMMRINRNFAIVMDRDFDFISNSNGSLIHLRPDFAKSRIIKEIEREMFGNALALVTDGYTIENYLPQPFFEKHFSSDPRGAVMAKIGKVDAARKYTKEFTNFPGCSTTIELEHWIEKLAKTVLRWGF